The window TACACCAAGTGCTTAAGCCTGACTCGGCAATATCACGTCAAGGCGTAGCCGCTATTTTGGCGCATTATAAAACCCTGTCGAACGACAAATATGGTTTTGACGTGCCCGCTACCGATTCGCTTATCGCGTTGGCAAGTTCTGTCGAGACGACTGATCCCACCAAAGCTATCGACATTTATCAGCAAACTTTAAAAGCGATCCCAACAGCATTCGAGGCCAGCCATGCATTGGCAAGCGTCTATGCGAGCCAAGGTCAGCTAGTTGAAGCGATTAAGTATGAAAAGCAAGCGCTTGAATTAACTGACCATCCATTCTTCCAAGACAAATACAGTAAACAGTTAGCTGAGTATCAGGCGAAGCATTAAGTGTAAACGCTCACGTTTTTGCCTGTCGTTAACTGTACTCATGTGTATAAGTTTGTGGCTACCATAAGACTATGGTCTTAATAGCTAAGGGAAATTTAGCCTGCTATTGTAGCTAAAGTCCCTTTTCTATTCTGTGGCTTGCATGCAGTGGTTTTTCGGGAGATGAGACTGCCTATTTTCAGTTGCAAATAGAGAGACCTTCAATGAAATATTTACCCGCTCTTGGCTTTGGTATCTTATTAGCTTTACTGAGTTTTATCAGTTTCTCATTAGTCGCGAGCGCGGGTTATATGCTGGATATGTTAAGTGCAGTGCCCAAGATTACGCCGAACAGTGTGGAGTACCTGTTGTTAGGGGCTCACGATGCGAGTTTGCTGATATTGCTAGCAGGTTTAGTGCTTTACGCTTATCACAGGATTTTTCCAAAACTTCCCTTCGATTGGTTCACCGCTGTGTTCATCCAAATGCCACTGGGTTTAGCTGTGTTGGCGTTAGACGGTTTTAGCTTAAACCTATTATCATTCAAAGGTTTTGCGCTGACGCTGACCACCTTCGCCGCTTCCTTTGGAGTATTAGTCATCTTCTGGTTACTGCAGCGTCGAGCACGCCGTTTGTCTTTAGCTACGGTTAACGATTAGTTCAGCATATACCGCAGGATGCTTAACTGTTTTTCGGTAACTAAATTATGTAAAATCATTGGCCTAAATGGATTTGAATCGTAAGAGTAGGAGCCAATGAGTTCGATTGAATTTGATATTCCCGAAGATCACCGTATTGCCTTTCAGAAGTATTACAAACAAAAAATCGCCCCTAAATGCGGTCCGTTTGAAGCAAAACGTGAAGGCGTGAACCAAAGGCGGCGTGAAAATGCCAAGTTCACCACCCCAATCTACTACATATGCATCACGGTGATTTTGGGGGCATTCGCCGGGCTGCTCGGGGTCCAGTTTATGCTGGTGCCTATGGATTATTTTGTGCCTTTGATGATTGTCGCGTTCCTGCCCGCTCCCGTGATAGCGTTAGTGGTCATTGCCTCGGGTAAGGAAAGCAATGAACTCTATAATGCCGCCTTTGAAAAACTCTATCCCATTAGCCTTAAGTATTTTGGCGATGACTTTGCGCTAACGAGGGAGCCTAAGGTCGATTTCTCTCTCTTCCTTGAGCTGGGGCTGCTGCCTAAAACCGATAAGCAGTATGCGCAAAATTGCCTTAAGGGAACCTATAACAAGGTGCCGTTCCAGTTTTACGAAGTCGATGCTTACAACACTAAAGCGAACGATAATGGCTCGGTTCAGCGAGAGACCATCTTCAATGGTGTGCTGCTGGTTTGCAATATTCCTAAGCGATTCAATAGTACTACGCTGTTAGTCACGGATAAGGGCAGTTTAAAAAATCGCCTTGAGGGTTTTAAGACTAAGCTGTTGCGCGTCAAGCTTGAGGACGTAAGGTTCGAGCGGCGCTTTGAGGTTTATAGCAGCGACCAAGTCGAGGCGCGCTACTTACTCAATCCCTTGATGATGGAAAATTTGTTGGCTTTGAGCCGCGAGTTAAATGCTGAGGTTGAAGCCTGTTTCTATCAAAAACAGTTGCTGATTAAGATCCCGACAAAACACCATTTCTTTATCAATCAACTCGACTTAGATCGCCCCATCAATTTTAAGCGTAATATCGAGCAGATGTTTACCGAGTTAGGTTATACCTTCTCAATAATCGATACTTTAAAACTTGATAAGCATACTGGGCTCTAGAGTGTTAGGTTATTAACGAATAAGTGCATGGTATCTATTGGCCCTAGTGTTCTACGGCGATTTAGCGTCGGTACAACTTTGCTGCGGTAGGTATGTTCAGCGCCTACTGTGAGCGGTGAGTTAAGCTGCATAGGCATGGAAGCTGGTACTCAAGTCATTGAACACGCTGTTGACCGCTAATGGGTTGGGTCTATGCTAGCCGAGCTTTTCCTTCGTTTGAATCATATCAATCACAATCTTCAATATAGCCTGTCGAAGCTTTCTACAGGCTTGAGACACCATAACAATGAATCCCGAAACTTCCCTTCGATTGGTTCACCGCTGTGCTCATCCAAATGCTATTGGGCTGTGCTGGCGTTAGATGGTGTTAGCTTAAACCTATTGTCATTCAAAGGTTTTGCGCTAACGCTGACCACCTTCGCCGCTTCCTTTGGGGTATTAGTCATCTTCTGGTTACTGCAGCGAAGAGCTAAGCGCCTTGAGGCTATGCCCAGCTAATCGTTGCGGCATTTACAGTACATAACGTAGGCGCAGTGCCGTCTGCTCAACGGGTGACAGTGATAGCCATTGTTCTCGTATTTCCACCGCTTCCTGTGGATAGTCGGTGATCAGTACATCGGCTCCCAGTGCTAACATGCGTAGCATTTGCCGTGGATTGTTCACTGTCCACACATGAACTTGCTTGCCGCCCTTATGCGCTCTGGCGATAAACTTCTCATTAGTAATCGACTGATTTATCGCTAAGAATTGTGCATTCGACTTAATCGGGTCGCCGATAGATTGGGTGACAATCAGCCCTGTTTGGATTGAAGGGTCTAGTCGCTGCACTTCTTCAATGGCTCTTGCTTCGAGCGAGGTAATTACTACTTGTTGCGTCATTTTCTGTTGTTGCAGTAGGGCAACAACAGCCTGCGCTAAGGTGGGATCGGCTTGATTATATTTAAGCTCAATATTTAAACCTATCTTATTGCGCGCCTCATTGAGCATTTGTAGTAGCGTCGGCACGGATTCACCGGTAAAGGCGGCACTGTGCCAGCGACCCGCATCGAGTAGTTGTATTTCACTGGCGCTGAGATTAGCTACTCGCCGTGGATCGCCCGCGATACGCATTAAATCCGCATCGTGCAGCACCATTAAGGTGCCGTCAGCGGCGGTTTGCACATCTATTTCAGCATAATCGGCCTTTTCTGCAATCGCTAAACGCAAAGCCGCAAGGGTATTTTCTGGTGCCCTAGCTGCCCCCGCTCGGTGGGCTGAAATGAGGATTTCATCCCTTTGTGGCTCACTGCTTAGGGCATACACTCCAAATCCCAGCATGATTAAAAAAGTCGTGACCAAGACGCCACTTAGAGTGTAAATCGACAGCTCTGAAGTCTTTTTTACTGTCTCTCGCCCAAGGCGTTCTAACCCTGCAGGTTTCTCTCCCAGTTGGCGGTATAACAACAAGATGATAAAGGCTTCGCCAAACATGCCGAGCAAGGACCATGTCGCACTTAACATAAAAATCAGCGCAGAGACGAGGGCCAATATGGCTAATTCTGCCGAAAGTGTCAGTGAAATTCGGTCGAGCAAGCTATCGGCCCCCCATGAGATCAACAGCATTAAGGGATACAGCAAAGCCCCTATCCTTAACCACCAACCCGCCGCGTGCCACATAATCGCGCGTTCATTACCCGCACTTAACTGCCAACTGCGTTTGAGTGCCGTTAATGCATCGGTTGTTTCACTGACAATTATCGTCAGGGAAAAGGCCGCTTTGGCCCACAGATATAAGCTAATAAGCAGATAGAGTAACGCTAAGAAGGCCATACTCGATAAGGCTAAATACCATTCTACTGGCTTGAAATACAGGTAGTAATTGATGTCGTGTCCCTGTAGAAACACGCTGAAAATAAGATACCCTAATCCCATAAAAGGTACGCAGAGCAGCAGTAAGCAAGCCGCATATATGCTACCAAGGCGAATGAATACGGGTAAACGCGCCGTGGCGAAAATCAGTGCCCGCACTGGGCCTATGGGAATATCGTATAGCCCAGATGCGGCCAGAATCGTGACCCCAGCGCGCTGGGTGAAAAACACGGTAAAGCTGCTGAATAGGGTAATGATCATAAATAGCAAGCCATAGGGAGACATGGCGAAGGCGATTAAGTCGTAATTGGTTATGGTGACATTGCCCGTTTTGGCAATCAGATGGCGCAGTAGCCAGCCAAAAGACGGGACGATAATACCCGCCGACACTAAGGTAAATAGCAGTTCAAATTCAATGAGTTTTCTACCGCAGCGACGAATGGCTTTAAGCGTGTCATGCCAGTAACTGTGTTCAGGATTGAGCATGCAGCTTCCTTATTCGTGCGAGTTAGGACTGTAATTTAGCAGTGTTTCAGGTTGGCGGTTAGTCATTGGTGCAATGTTTTAGATATGGGAAGGCTGTTAAAGTCTTCTTCTCAATGATTTTTCAGAAGACCTATGGGTACATGATTACATTCGACAATGATTAACAGTGCTGCGTGACTGTGAGTGGCTAATCAAAGTATTGGCTCAGCGGCATGGGCTCAGCCATTACCTTTGCCAATATCTCGTTGATTCATATAGTGGGCTAATTGCGCTGCATCGGCATGGGGGCTGGCACTTAAGCCGCTGAACACACCCTGTTGATCGCTAATGGATCTATGCTGGCCGAGCTTTTCCTTTGCTTGAATCTCATCAATCACAATTTTAAAGCCGACGATAGCTTGGCGCAGTTTCTGCTGATACTCATCTGGCATAATTTGTTTATCTTGCAATAGCTTGGGTTCGTACTTTGTGACTAGCTTGTCCAACATGTCTTGAGTTTCGGTATCACTCAGCAGGCTTGCGACGCCATAACAATGCACCGCCGCATAATTCCATGTAGGCACCGCAGGTTTAGCATCATACCAAGTTGGTGAAATGTAAGCGTGTGCGCCGCTGAAAACCACCAATACCCGCTGGTTTTCAAGCTCTTGCCAATGTGAGTTTGCTCGCGAAACATGACCATACAACACGCCTTTCTCTCCCAATGTTGCATCGAGTACAAAGGGAATATGGGTCGCATTCAGTGAGCTCGAAACCAGCAAACCAAAGCTGTTTTGCGTGATAAAAGCTGTGATGGCCTGCTGATCTGTCATCGCCATATTCTTAGGGGTATACATTATCATCCTTGGGTTTCAACATGAGTGAAAGCGTTATATTACAAGGAAAAAGTCGGGAGTCGATAGGGGATTTAGAGTGTTAGTTTGTGGCTTATTAAAATCAAAATCG of the Shewanella baltica genome contains:
- a CDS encoding DUF3137 domain-containing protein, translating into MSSIEFDIPEDHRIAFQKYYKQKIAPKCGPFEAKREGVNQRRRENAKFTTPIYYICITVILGAFAGLLGVQFMLVPMDYFVPLMIVAFLPAPVIALVVIASGKESNELYNAAFEKLYPISLKYFGDDFALTREPKVDFSLFLELGLLPKTDKQYAQNCLKGTYNKVPFQFYEVDAYNTKANDNGSVQRETIFNGVLLVCNIPKRFNSTTLLVTDKGSLKNRLEGFKTKLLRVKLEDVRFERRFEVYSSDQVEARYLLNPLMMENLLALSRELNAEVEACFYQKQLLIKIPTKHHFFINQLDLDRPINFKRNIEQMFTELGYTFSIIDTLKLDKHTGL
- a CDS encoding FMN-binding negative transcriptional regulator; this encodes MYTPKNMAMTDQQAITAFITQNSFGLLVSSSLNATHIPFVLDATLGEKGVLYGHVSRANSHWQELENQRVLVVFSGAHAYISPTWYDAKPAVPTWNYAAVHCYGVASLLSDTETQDMLDKLVTKYEPKLLQDKQIMPDEYQQKLRQAIVGFKIVIDEIQAKEKLGQHRSISDQQGVFSGLSASPHADAAQLAHYMNQRDIGKGNG
- a CDS encoding glycerophosphodiester phosphodiesterase, which codes for MLNPEHSYWHDTLKAIRRCGRKLIEFELLFTLVSAGIIVPSFGWLLRHLIAKTGNVTITNYDLIAFAMSPYGLLFMIITLFSSFTVFFTQRAGVTILAASGLYDIPIGPVRALIFATARLPVFIRLGSIYAACLLLLCVPFMGLGYLIFSVFLQGHDINYYLYFKPVEWYLALSSMAFLALLYLLISLYLWAKAAFSLTIIVSETTDALTALKRSWQLSAGNERAIMWHAAGWWLRIGALLYPLMLLISWGADSLLDRISLTLSAELAILALVSALIFMLSATWSLLGMFGEAFIILLLYRQLGEKPAGLERLGRETVKKTSELSIYTLSGVLVTTFLIMLGFGVYALSSEPQRDEILISAHRAGAARAPENTLAALRLAIAEKADYAEIDVQTAADGTLMVLHDADLMRIAGDPRRVANLSASEIQLLDAGRWHSAAFTGESVPTLLQMLNEARNKIGLNIELKYNQADPTLAQAVVALLQQQKMTQQVVITSLEARAIEEVQRLDPSIQTGLIVTQSIGDPIKSNAQFLAINQSITNEKFIARAHKGGKQVHVWTVNNPRQMLRMLALGADVLITDYPQEAVEIREQWLSLSPVEQTALRLRYVL